In the bacterium genome, TTTTCGGGATTGCCGAGCCCTCGGCTTTTGGTTAGGGCCGGCCCATGGGCCGCCACTTTCTCGCCATCTTGTTTTGCCTGAGCCTCGCCGCTTGCGGCGGTTGGGATGCCTACCTCCGGGAGCCCAATGTCTACGAAGCCCTCTTTCCTCCTTATCGCATCTCCTTTGCCACTGTGATCGACGAGCAGCAGGGCGACTTCGGCAGCTTGGCCTTGGCGGTCGAGGCCTGGAATGACGTCGCTCCCGGCCTCCTGACCATCGTCGACGACGTCACCGCGCCTTTTCTCATCTATGTCGGACCTTATGACGATTTATTGGAGAAGGATGCTAGGGCCGGCGCCCTACGGATCGAAGAGGGGCAAATTTGCGCGGTCTTCATCCGCTCCGAGAACGCGACCGACGTGCCGCTGCTGACCCACGAGATCGGCCACTGCCTCGGCTTCGACCACACCGCCAACTCGGCCTCGATCATGTATAAGTCGCCGCAGCATTATTCGGCGATGACCTTCGATATCGCCGAGACGCTGGACGAGCTGATTTTGGCGGGCGAGGGGATGGCACCGGCGGAGGGTCCATAATCCCATT is a window encoding:
- a CDS encoding matrixin family metalloprotease, which translates into the protein MGRHFLAILFCLSLAACGGWDAYLREPNVYEALFPPYRISFATVIDEQQGDFGSLALAVEAWNDVAPGLLTIVDDVTAPFLIYVGPYDDLLEKDARAGALRIEEGQICAVFIRSENATDVPLLTHEIGHCLGFDHTANSASIMYKSPQHYSAMTFDIAETLDELILAGEGMAPAEGP